The Rhinoderma darwinii isolate aRhiDar2 chromosome 8, aRhiDar2.hap1, whole genome shotgun sequence genome has a window encoding:
- the SLC10A3 gene encoding P3 protein yields the protein MQYSLFLLFGYVLSVTLSKPLNGSEPLSADRSLGSTVGHHLNSSQLLNTPVPPASRSLSHSSPTLLLPGYLQIGDGCCLQFDFPEHSKGVIVISTGAAAHTAELRVQSLDTSVLQVLNVSRAPEGLPDKFLAHIWSGMPGTAPLHLSLKLPESLLEERDDFSIHVVSNAEAPENAGSAASHFSESPLLYGLLPLLFINKCAFGCKVDLEILKSLIKRPYPVLLGIVGQFVLMPLYAYLLSLVLGLSQPLALGLVVTCSSPGGGGGYLYSLLLGGDVTLAISMTLVSTVVAVGLMPLSSSLYGRFLGVHQTLHIPFLKIFATLLFIAVPISTGMVIKWRFPQVSKLLLLVIKPFSVVLMVGGLFMAYQMGSSLLSQVPLILVIAGISVPLVGLLTGYLLAYLLRVPIAQRRTVSIEVGVQNSLLALAVLQLSFQRAEADLSSQAPFLVALSGTSEMLLLVLVHFAYRKLKGNT from the coding sequence ATGCAGTATTCTCTATTTCTGTTGTTTGGTTATGTCCTGTCCGTCACGTTGTCAAAGCCGTTGAACGGGTCTGAACCTTTATCAGCTGATCGCTCCCTTGGCTCCACTGTTGGCCACCACTTGAACTCATCCCAGTTATTAAACACGCCTGTCCCTCCTGCCTCCAGATCCTTATCGCACTCCTCACCTACCTTGCTGTTACCGGGTTATCTTCAGATTGGAGATGGGTGTTGCCTACAGTTTGACTTTCCAGAACATAGTAAAGGAGTCATTGTAATCAGCACGGGAGCTGCTGCCCACACCGCTGAACTCCGCGTCCAGTCCCTGGACACCTCCGTCTTACAGGTCCTTAATGTGAGTCGTGCTCCTGAGGGACTGCCGGATAAGTTCCTGGCACATATCTGGTCAGGGATGCCTGGAACTGCGCCCCTCCACCTAAGCCTGAAGCTTCCTGAATCTTTACTTGAAGAGCGAGATGACTTTTCCATCCATGTGGTTTCCAATGCCGAAGCTCCAGAAAATGCTGGATCTGCAGCGAGTCACTTCTCTGAAAGCCCCCTCCTATACGGACTTCTACCCCTTCTCTTCATTAACAAATGTGCCTTTGGATGTAAAGTGGACCTTGAGATACTAAAAAGCCTAATCAAACGTCCCTACCCAGTCCTACTAGGTATTGTAGGCCAATTTGTTTTGATGCCGCTTTATGCCTACCTCCTCTCCTTGGTTTTGGGACTTTCTCAGCCCTTGGCATTAGGACTGGTCGTGACCTGCTCCTCTCCTGGCGGAGGTGGTGGATACTTGTATAGTCTCTTGCTGGGTGGAGACGTTACTCTGGCAATATCGATGACATTGGTTTCCACAGTGGTGGCCGTGGGCTTAATGCCACTCTCCTCCTCCCTCTATGGACGTTTCCTGGGCGTCCACCAGACATTGCACATTCCTTTCTTAAAGATCTTTGCCACGTTGCTATTTATAGCTGTGCCAATTTCCACAGGGATGGTGATAAAATGGCGCTTTCCGCAAGTGTCAAAGCTTCTCCTACTAGTGATCAAGCCTTTCAGTGTTGTGTTGATGGTGGGAGGTCTGTTTATGGCCTATCAGATGGGCTCATCCCTACTGAGTCAGGTGCCCTTAATACTGGTGATAGCTGGCATCAGTGTGCCACTGGTGGGTCTTCTGACTGGGTACTTGCTGGCATACTTGTTACGTGTACCCATTGCCCAGCGCCGGACGGTCAGCATTGAAGTTGGGGTGCAGAACAGTCTTCTAGCCCTGGCAGTTCTTCAGCTTTCATTTCAACGTGCGGAGGCCGATCTCTCTTCTCAGGCGCCTTTCTTGGTGGCCTTAAGTGGGACCTCAGAAATGTTACTACTGGTTTTGGTACATTTTGCCTACAGAAAGTTAAAAGGCAATACCTGA